Proteins co-encoded in one Nothobranchius furzeri strain GRZ-AD chromosome 4, NfurGRZ-RIMD1, whole genome shotgun sequence genomic window:
- the arpp19b gene encoding cAMP-regulated phosphoprotein 19 gives MSEGVEGVKTLEEQEMQDKVISLEKEEVAKLKARYPNLGAKPGGSDLFRKRLQKGQKYFDSGDYNMAQAKMKNKPETEITGGHIPTPQDLPQRKTSIVASKLAV, from the exons ATGTCTGAGGGTGTTGAAGGCGTGAAAACCTTGGAGGAACAG GAAATGCAGGACAAAGTCATCAGCCTTGAGAAAGAAGAAGTGGCTAAACTGAAGGCCAGGTATCCTAATCTAGGGGCCAAGCCCGGTGGCTCAGACCTCTTCAGGAAAAGACTTCAAAAAGGG CAAAAGTATTTTGACTCTGGGGATTACAACATGGCCCAAGCTAAAATGAAGAACAAACCTGAGACTGAGATCACAGGAGGACACATTCCAACACCTCAGGACCTGCCTCAGAGAAAGACTTCCATAGTGGCCAGCAAACTAGCGGTTTGA
- the LOC107388634 gene encoding unconventional myosin-Va, whose protein sequence is MAASELYSKNARVWLPDAAEVWKSAELLKDYTPGDLTLSLQLEDGTKVQHKIDPQTKNLPPLRNPDILVGENDLTALSYLHEPAVLHNLKVRFTDSRLIYTYCGIVLVAINPYESLPIYEADIINAYSGQNMGDMDPHIFAVAEEAYMQMARDEKNQSIIVSGESGAGKTVSAKYAMRYFATVSSSSGEANVEDRVLASNPIMEAFGNAKTTRNDNSSRFGKYIEIGFDKKLCIIGANMRTYLLEKSRVVFQAHGERNYHIFYQLCASSHLPEFKAFKLGCADDFCCTNQGESLVIDGVNDAKDLCSTRRAFTILGVDESNQMDIYQILSAVLHLSNVDVKEESADRCSVLPDDAHLVVFCELVGVPCGEMAHWLCHRKLKTASETFVKSVSKINAIHGRDALAKHIYAKLFSWIVSSINSALKSSEKQHSFIGVLDIYGFETFDINSFEQFCINYANEKLQQQFNLHVFKLEQEEYMKEEIPWTLIDFYDNQPCINLIEARMGILDLLDEECKMPKGSDDTWAQKLYNTLLKQNAHFDKPRLSNRAFIILHFADKVEYQCVGFLEKNKDTVNEEQINVLKKSKFNLLLKLCEEEDKATASTSRLSSIIGKVGQTLRETKKTVGMQFRQSLQLLMDTLNATTPHYVRCIKPNDLKAPFTLDPVRAVQQLRACGVLETIRISAAGFPSRWTYQEFFNRYRVLIRHKEMLPDRKQTCRNLLEKLIKNQEKYQFGKNKIFFRAGQVAYLEKLRSDKLRSACVRIQKTIRCWLARRKYLRKRECAIIIQKHVRGHQARRYAMFVRQTRAAVVIQRNVRMWARRRSFLQQRSAAITIQCSWRTHMARKQYYKLLYEHKAVIIQKWGRRWLAKHRYKRALSDIVLLQSCVRRMRARRELKKLKVEARSVEHFKKLNVGMENKIMQLQLKINKQSKDNQELSERLSVQERTHTTETDRQSREIENLRRSEQEARTKAETVPSLLERLSFLQHELENTRREKEDLEEQIQIDKEQTQWVIEELNIKNNFLSSNVDELNLKVSEQAQQLADIKSSSESSGQLEKELTEERSRYQSLLSEHLQLEERLKDLKEEMSLNIDSNKSSHKRTDSNYSSNYSEFSQSLISAEGEDSSIQTEDESMSKVDLPILLKLQRRVKELEEENRSLWQQLDKREEAQQEKEVEEQKTVGTTELDLEKIKRHELESENKKLKQDLNELRKSLTSETRELAPPAPGSAPYNLLLEQLNSSNEELEMRKEEVLLLRSHMVRQEALKHRDSVFREGVKLELNEIPSLQDHERSSNIHTLNEDGELWLAYEGLKETNRLLECQMQEQERLHNESNGKLVEEMNKLRAEKEQQQKLLDQSLLLPEDARVDAALKHEITRLTSENLERMEQQEHQDKIVRKLKKQLKLYMKKVEEYEASSQQMNTSSVMSTPIRPVNIPRKEKEFQGMLEFKEGDTTRLFKNLIIDLKPRGAAVNFTPGLPAYILFMCLRYVDNVNDDKRVISLLNSTISSIKGVIKRKGNDLEVVSFWLANTCRLMHCLKQYSGLEVFVTQNTAKQNEQCLVNFELSEYHQVLGDLAIQIYRQLIKCMENIILPIIVAGMLEHETIQGVLGSKPTGLRKRSSSFHEEAVTVEVLLQRLTFFHTTMSQHGMDSDLIKQVVKQQYYIICAVTLNHLLLRKDMCSWSKGLQIRYNVWQLEEWLTERELSNCGAKETLEPLIEAAQLLQIKKKTDADAQAICSMCTALTTAQIIKILTLYTPVIEFEERVSTTFIATIKSLLKDKNTSSTLTMDAKKIFSVVFPFTPSSVALETLQIPASLNLGFLTRI, encoded by the exons ATGGCAGCCTCTGAACTTTACTCCAAG AATGCCCGTGTGTGGCTCCCAGATGCAGCAGAAGTGTGGAAATCAGCAGAGCTTCTCAAAGATTACACTCCAGGTGACCTGACACTGTCTCTACAGCTGGAAGATGGCACG AAAGTGCAACATAAAATTGACCCACAGACCAAGAACCTACCCCCTCTCAGAAACCCTGACATCCTGGTGGGGGAAAATGACCTCACAGCGCTCAGCTACCTTCATGAGCCAGCAGTGCTGCACAACCTTAAAGTCCGCTTTACTGACTCCAGGCTGATTTACACCTACTGTG GAATTGTCCTGGTTGCCATCAATCCTTACGAGAGCCTGCCCATCTACGAAGCTGACATCATCAATGCATACAGTGGGCAGAACATGGGGGATATGGACCCCCACATATTCGCAGTAGCTGAGGAGGCGTACATGCAGATGGCCAG AGATGAAAAAAATCAATCTATCATAGTAAGTGGTGAGTCTGGAGCTGGGAAAACGGTGTCAGCTAAGTACGCGATGCGTTACTTTGCCACAGTcagcagctcctctggggaagccAATGTAGAGGATCGAGTTCTCGCATCCAATCCCATCATGGAG GCCTTTGGGAATGCCAAGACAACGAGGAATGACAACAGCAGTCGCTTTGGGAAGTACATAGAGATTGGATTTGACAAGAAGCTCTGTATCATTGGTGCCAACATGAGAACTTACTTACTGGAAAAGTCCAGAGTTGTGTTTCAG gCCCATGGAGAAAGAAACTACCATATATTTTATCAATTGTGTGCCTCCTCTCATCTACCAGAGTTCAAAGCCTTCAAGTTAG GTTGTGCAGATGACTTCTGCTGCACCAACCAGGGTGAGAGTCTAGTCATAGATGGAGTTAATGATGCCAAAGACTTGTGCAGCACCAGGAGGGCATTCACAATATTAG GAGTTGATGAAAGTAACCAAATGGACATTTATCAGATTCTGTCAGCAGTTCTCCATCTGAGCAATGTGGATGTGAAGGAGGAGTCTGCAGATAGATGCAGCGTTCTG CCAGACGATGCCCACCTGGTCGTTTTCTGTGAGCTCGTGGGGGTGCCTTGTGGAGAAATGGCACATTGGTTATGTCACAGGAAGCTCAAAACAGCCTCAGAAACCTTCGTTAAGTCTGTTTCCAAAATAAATGCGATCCACGGCCGGGACGCTTTAGCCAAACACATTTATGCCAAACTCTTCAGCTGGATTGTGAGCAGCATTAACAGCGCCTTAAAGTCATCAGAGAAGCAACACTCCTTTATTGGTGTTCTTGACATTTATGG GTTTGAAACATTTGACATCAACAGCTTTGAACAGTTTTGTATCAACTATGCCAACGAGAAACTCCAGCAGCAGTTCAatctg CATGTGTTCAAGTTGGAGCAGGAGGAGTACATGAAAGAGGAGATCCCTTGGACACTGATTGACTTTTATGACAACCAGCCTTGCATCAACCTCATCGAGGCCAGAATGGGCATCCTGGACCTTCTGGATGAGGAGTGCAAA ATGCCCAAAGGGTCAGACGACACATGGGCTCAGAAACTGTACAACACCCTGCTGAAGCAGAACGCTCACTTTGATAAACCCAGGTTATCAAACAGGGCCTTCATCATCCTCCACTTTGCTGACAAG GTGGAGTACCAGTGTGTGGGCTTCTTGGAGAAAAACAAGGACACAGTTAACGAGGAACAGATCAATGTGCTGAAAAAGAGCAAG TTTAATTTGCTGCTAAAGCTGTGTGAGGAGGAAGACAAAGCAACAGCTTCTACCAGCAGGTTATCCAGCATCATTGGAAAAGTTGGGCAGACTCTAAGGGAAACCAAGAAGACTGTTGGTATGCAG TTTCGACAGTCACTTCAGTTACTGATGGATACACTTAATGCTACAACACCTCACTACGTACGTTGCATCAAACCAAATGACCTTAAAGCCCCGTTCAC CTTGGACCCTGTGAGGGCTGTGCAGCAGCTTCGTGCTTGTGGTGTCCTGGAAACGATTCGGATCTCAGCTGCAGGCTTCCCATCTAG ATGGACCTATCAGGAGTTCTTCAATCGTTACCGTGTCCTCATAAGACACAAAGAAATGCTTCCTGACAGGAAACAAACCTGCAGAAATCTCCTAGAGAAACTTATAAAG AATCAAGAGAAGTACCAGTTTGGCAAAAACAAGATCTTCTTCAGGGCTGGTCAGGTGGCTTACTTAGAGAAGCTCCGCTCTGACAAATTACGTTCAGCTTGTGTTCGCATCCAGAAGACGATCCGCTGCTGGCTCGCCCGCAGAAAGTATCTAAGGAAGAgagaatgtgccatcatcatccAGAAACATGTTCGGGGTCATCAAGCACGCAG GTACGCCATGTTTGTGCGTCAGACCAGAGCAGCTGTTGTTATTCAGCGTAATGTTCGGATGTGGGCGAGGAGGAGAAGTTTCCTGCAGCAGCGCTCTGCTGCTATCACTATCCAGTGTTCCTGGAGGACTCACATGGCTAGAAAGCAGTACTATAAG TTGCTGTACGAGCACAAAGCAGTGATCATTCAGAAGTGGGGGAGACGCTGGCTGGCCAAGCATCGCTACAAACGTGCGCTATCGGACATCGTTCTGCTGCAGAGTTGTGTGCGCCGCATGAGGGCCAGGAGAGAACTGAAGAAGCTGAAAGTGGAGGCACGCTCAGTGGAGCACTTCAAGAAACTCAATGTAGGCATGGAGAACAAGATCATGCAGCTGCAGCTCAAGATAAACAAGCAG AGTAAAGACAACCAAGAGCTCAGTGAGAGGCTGAGTGTCCAGGAGAGGACCCACACCactgagacagacagacagagcagaGAGATAGAAAACCTACGCAGATCGGAGCAGGAGGCCAGAACCAAAGCAGAGACGGTTCCCTCTCTGCTGGAACGGCTCTCCTTCCTTCAGCATGAGCTGGAAAACACCCGCAGAGAGAAGGAGGACCTGGAGGAGCAGATACAGATTGACAAGGAGCAAACACAATGG GTGATAGAGGAGCTTAATATAAAGAACAACTTCCTTAGCAGCAACGTTGATGAACTGAACCTAAAAGTCTCTGAACAAGCTCAGCAGTTAgcag ATATTAAATCCAGCTCTGAGAGCAGCGGACAGCTGGAGAAGGAGCTGACTGAGGAGCGTTCTCGCTACCAAAGCCTGCTGAGTGAACACCTGCAACTAGAGGAACGACTCAAAGACCTGAAAGAAGAGATGAGTCTCAATATT GATTCAAACAAATCTAGTCACAAACGGACAGACTCCAACTACAGCAGTAACTATTCTGAGTTTTCTCAGAGTTTAATCTCTGCTGAAGGAGAGGACAGTTCCATTCAAACAGAG GATGAAAGCATGTCTAAAGTGGACCTGCCAATCCTCCTCAAGCTTCAGAGAAGGGTAAAGGAACTAGAGGAGGAAAATCGATCACTTTGGCAGCAGCTGGATAAAAGAGAAGAAGCTCAACAGGAAAAG GAGGTGGAGGAGCAAAAAACTGTTGGCACAACAGAACTGGACTTAGAAAAGATAAAG CGACACGAACTTGAGTCTGAGAACAAGAAACTGAAACAGGATCTAAATGAGCTTCGAAAGTCCCTCACCAGTGAGACCAGGGAGTTAGCACCTCCTGCTCCTGGTTCAGCGCCCTACAACCTTTTACTAGAGCAGCTCAATTCCTCCAATGAGGAGCTGGAGATGAGAAAAGAGGAGGTGCTGCTCCTCCGCTCACACATGGTCCGTCAAGAAGCTCTAAAACACAGG GATTCTGTATTTAGAGAAGGTGTGAAGTTGGAACTGAATGAAATTCCTTCATTGCAGGATCATGAAAG GTCCTCTAACATTCATACACTGAATGAAGATGGAGAGCTGTGGTTGGCTTATGAGGGTTTGAAAGAGACAAACAG ACTTCTGGAGTGTCAGATGCAGGAGCAGGAGCGTCTTCACAATGAATCAAACGGGAAGCTTGTGGAGGAGATGAACAAACTGAGGGCTGAGaaggagcagcagcagaagctGTTGGATCAAAGCCTCCTTCTGCCCGAGGACGCCCGGGTCGATGCAGCCCTGAAGCACGAGATCACACGTCTCACCTCTGAGAACCTG GAACGAATGGAGCAACAGGAACATCAGGACAAAATCGTACGCAAATTAAAAAAACAGCTTAAATTGTACATGAAGAAGGTGGAAGAATATGAAG CGAGTTCTCAGCAGATGAATACTTCCTCTGTGATGAGCACTCCCATCAGGCCGGTGAACATTCCCCGTAAGGAGAAGGAGTTCCAGGGTATGTTGGAGTTCAAGGAAGGAGACACAACCCGCTTGTTCAAGAATCTGATCATAG atctgaagcctcgtggtgcaGCAGTCAACTTTACCCCAGGGCTTCCTGCCTACATCCTCTTCATGTGCCTCCGTTATGTAGACAATGTGAATGACGACAAGAGAGTCATCTCTCTCCTGAActccaccatcagcagcatcaaagGGGTCATAAAG AGGAAAGGAAACGATTTGGAGGTGGTTTCATTCTGGCTGGCTAACACATGCAGGTTGATGCACTGTCTGAAGCAGTACAGTGGATTAGAG GTCTTTGTGACACAAAATACAGCTAAGCAGAATGAGCAGTGCCTGGTTAACTTTGAGCTGTCAGAGTACCATCAGGTTTTGGGAGATTTGGCCATCCAGATTTACCGTCAGCTCATCAAATGCATGGAGAACATCATCCTGCCCATCATTG TGGCAGGCATGCTGGAGCACGAGACGATACAAGGAGTTCTAGGGTCCAAACCCACAGGCCTGAGGAAGAGGAGCTCCAGTTTCCACGAGGAGGCCGTGACTGTGGAGGTCCTCCTGCAGCGCCTGACCTTCTTTCACACCACCATGAGTCAACACGGGATGGACTCGGACCTCATCAAACAGGTGGTCAAGCAGCAGTATTACATCATCTGTGCTGTCACTTTGAACCACCTGCTGCTGCGGAAGGACATGTGCTCGTGGAGTAAAGGCCTACAGATCAG GTACAATGTTTGGCAGCTGGAGGAATGGCTGACGGAGCGGGAGCTGAGTAATTGTGGTGCAAAGGAGACTTTGGAGCCTCTGATTGAGGCTGCTCAGCTTCTACAGATCAAGAAAAAGACTGATGCAGACGCCCAAGCCATCTGCAGCATGTGCACTGccctcaccacagcacag ATTATTAAAATCTTGACCTTGTACACGCCGGTGATTGAGTTTGAAGAGCGGGTCTCCACCACCTTCATCGCAACTATTAAA AGTCTGTTAAAAGACAAGAACACGTCTTCCACCTTAACAATGGACGCCAAGAAAATCTTCTCGGTTGTGTTCCCATTCACGCCTTCCTCCGTCGCTCTGGAGACCCTTCAGATCCCCGCTAGCCTTAATCTGGGATTCCTTACACGCATCTAG